A genomic stretch from Candidatus Stygibacter australis includes:
- a CDS encoding BamA/TamA family outer membrane protein, with product MKKSLFLFLYLLISLSLSAQYYGKNKIQAEKTNWNKIQTMHFDIYYPSDDNNFGKIVALCAEEAYYYLRDDFRTPIKQRIPIIFYNSHEDFEATNVISNLLSEGVGGFTESMQNRVVMPFSGSYREMESTLIHELTHAYVNELSSSYSSRMSTRSLPFWLSEGLPEFISVNGQSVYNNMFIMDLIYNNNLINLNEVGGYYAYREGESFLKFIEDEYGRDKVMEIFYSARITKSDNFTKKIFNLTFIDLQTRWENYLKRKYFQIYNDYQAPDEACEKLTFSEKDGSSMNMAPRWSPDGIHYTWFSNKKITDAIFLKDRLDLEKTTQLIRSGVNGKIEEFHFKKNNIAWFPDSTTIAFAANTSFGDRIYCLDTDSGDIIRTIKFDSVKVIHEIDISPDGNKIVFSGIKDTDSDIFVYDLKTANLQRLTDDRYYDGAPRWSPDGTKIAFYSERIPITAQDKIHIFDNCIQNIYYYDLNLTKFYQVTHSSSDCYNPEWNSDSSQILYISHEDQVANIKIVDIINAAQAQVTSLISGVLSFDLSPEDENLILSCFYNGAWDIYQISAPLDSLVWTDYEFPMQVEFNDDFWEMFDIDRIRNFGKTNLAFKKRSSKSKIDPELAKMYDIDIDFGPDTTIVEYNRQIDRMPELPNEPEIAPYKTKLKVDYLWGGLAYGSSGTYAMLDLWASDILGNHSVYTSLNITGSIENSSILLQYLNLEHRNDYGGGVFYLNDETIYQIYYDNNISNDYFRKRTCQLGFFGAFIHPFDKYWRTELQVAFLHQQIYRDWWDDYHNEWIEETLPDDLGLNTNEEAWMLAPQISFIHDNSLYGNVGPVSGWKGYLNLRHAFSTDESYSSAYTDLRKYFFFAKRYAWANRFLAGWIDGDISSEFDLAGFYGVRGFDDDELTGKNKILLSTEFRFPLIDNLSLAFPLPIRLYGIRGSAFVDLGAVWNKGDDFKFSTKGTLVDPKMGFGFGPRMNMGYFVLKFDISWATDLTNTSKPKYYIWLIEDF from the coding sequence ATCCCAGTGATGATAATAATTTTGGCAAGATAGTAGCCCTTTGTGCAGAAGAAGCTTATTATTATCTGAGAGATGATTTCCGCACTCCCATTAAACAGCGGATACCGATAATTTTCTATAATTCACACGAAGATTTTGAGGCAACCAATGTCATCTCAAACCTGCTCTCTGAAGGTGTTGGTGGCTTCACTGAAAGTATGCAAAATCGTGTGGTAATGCCTTTTTCGGGCAGCTATCGCGAAATGGAATCCACTCTTATCCACGAATTAACGCATGCCTATGTTAATGAACTCTCATCTTCCTACAGCAGCAGAATGTCTACTCGCTCACTTCCCTTCTGGCTTTCTGAAGGATTACCGGAATTTATCTCCGTTAACGGTCAAAGCGTTTATAATAACATGTTCATTATGGATTTGATCTATAATAATAACCTGATCAATCTCAATGAAGTAGGTGGATATTATGCTTATCGCGAAGGTGAATCATTCCTTAAATTTATTGAAGATGAATATGGTAGAGATAAAGTTATGGAAATTTTTTACTCTGCCAGAATAACAAAATCTGATAACTTTACCAAAAAGATCTTCAATTTAACCTTTATTGACCTGCAAACTCGCTGGGAAAACTATCTTAAACGCAAATACTTCCAGATCTATAATGACTACCAGGCACCTGATGAAGCCTGCGAAAAACTCACTTTCTCAGAAAAAGATGGCTCTTCTATGAATATGGCACCCCGCTGGTCGCCTGATGGTATACACTATACCTGGTTTTCCAATAAAAAAATCACTGATGCTATTTTCCTTAAAGACAGGCTTGATCTGGAAAAAACTACTCAGCTTATACGCAGCGGAGTTAATGGCAAAATAGAAGAATTTCATTTTAAGAAAAATAATATCGCCTGGTTCCCCGATAGCACCACTATTGCCTTTGCTGCCAATACTTCTTTTGGTGACCGCATATATTGTCTGGATACTGATAGTGGTGATATTATCAGAACCATAAAATTTGATTCTGTCAAAGTGATTCACGAAATTGATATTTCACCTGATGGTAATAAAATTGTCTTCAGTGGCATCAAAGACACAGATTCAGACATCTTTGTCTATGACCTGAAAACTGCAAACCTGCAAAGATTAACTGATGATCGCTATTATGATGGAGCACCTCGCTGGTCACCTGATGGCACAAAAATCGCCTTCTATTCAGAACGCATTCCTATCACCGCTCAGGATAAAATCCATATCTTTGATAATTGTATCCAGAATATCTATTATTATGATCTGAACCTTACTAAATTCTATCAGGTTACCCACAGCAGCAGCGATTGCTATAATCCCGAATGGAATTCTGATTCTTCTCAGATCCTCTATATTTCACATGAAGATCAGGTAGCAAATATTAAAATCGTCGATATCATCAATGCTGCTCAGGCTCAGGTAACCAGTCTCATCTCGGGGGTTCTTAGCTTTGACCTTAGTCCTGAAGACGAAAATCTAATTCTTTCCTGCTTCTATAATGGTGCCTGGGATATATATCAAATCTCCGCTCCTCTTGATAGCCTTGTGTGGACTGATTATGAATTCCCGATGCAGGTTGAATTCAATGATGATTTCTGGGAAATGTTCGATATTGACCGTATCCGCAATTTTGGCAAAACCAATCTTGCCTTTAAAAAACGCAGTTCCAAAAGCAAGATTGATCCTGAACTGGCAAAAATGTATGACATTGATATTGATTTTGGCCCTGATACTACTATCGTGGAATATAATCGCCAGATAGATCGCATGCCTGAGTTACCCAATGAGCCAGAGATTGCTCCCTATAAAACAAAGCTGAAAGTAGATTACTTATGGGGTGGACTTGCATACGGCTCCTCGGGAACTTATGCCATGCTGGACCTCTGGGCTTCAGATATACTAGGAAATCACTCAGTTTATACCAGCCTGAATATTACTGGCAGTATCGAAAATTCATCTATCCTGCTGCAATATTTGAACTTGGAACACAGAAATGATTACGGTGGTGGAGTTTTCTACCTTAATGATGAAACCATCTATCAAATCTATTATGATAATAATATTTCCAATGATTATTTCCGAAAACGTACTTGTCAGCTAGGTTTTTTTGGCGCATTCATTCATCCCTTTGATAAATATTGGCGCACAGAACTTCAAGTCGCCTTTTTACATCAGCAGATATATCGAGACTGGTGGGATGATTATCACAATGAATGGATAGAAGAAACTCTGCCCGATGACTTAGGACTTAATACAAATGAAGAAGCATGGATGCTGGCACCCCAGATCAGCTTCATTCATGATAACTCGCTTTATGGCAACGTTGGTCCTGTTTCCGGCTGGAAGGGTTATCTAAATCTCAGACATGCCTTCTCCACTGATGAATCATATTCCTCTGCTTATACCGATCTTCGTAAATATTTCTTTTTTGCTAAACGATATGCCTGGGCAAACCGCTTTCTTGCGGGTTGGATTGATGGTGATATTTCCAGTGAATTTGACTTGGCAGGTTTCTACGGTGTGCGCGGATTCGATGATGATGAACTCACCGGTAAAAATAAAATCCTGTTAAGCACAGAATTTAGATTCCCTCTCATTGATAATCTCTCTCTCGCATTCCCCCTGCCGATCAGACTTTATGGAATTCGTGGTTCTGCCTTTGTTGATCTCGGGGCAGTCTGGAATAAAGGTGATGATTTTAAATTCTCAACAAAAGGTACATTGGTAGATCCCAAAATGGGGTTCGGGTTCGGTCCTCGGATGAACATGGGTTACTTCGTCCTGAAATTTGATATCTCCTGGGCAACCGATCTCACTAATACATCAAAGCCAAAATACTACATCTGGCTTATCGAAGATTTCTAA